In the Chryseobacterium scophthalmum genome, one interval contains:
- a CDS encoding sensor histidine kinase codes for MKLLNKSILHLMTYLLLIVSLWSVIFYFNMLDEIKGSVDEELENYKRQIVFKAEKDSTILQQKTFDEGFFSVNKISEEEALSFKDTYEDTEIYAQDADDEAPELEPVRILTTVFEQNGNFYQLKIFNNMVEEDDLVKELLWDAAGLYVLLIFSILMINNIVLQRLWKPFYELLDELKNYRLGISKSFPNTETKTKEFSDLQDAVTTLLQYSEKSYEQQKEFIGNASHELQTPLAIAINKLELLIEKENFTENQAEKIAEIMEIIERLVRLNKSLLLLTKIENKQFFDNHEIKVNDIVEKNIEDLSDIAEFKEVEIIFSENSELLVKADTALINIIVSNLLRNAIFHNIKSGKVEVKIDAKKLSVLNTGTDHSLSHEKIFTRFQKSEQHQSGSGLGLAIVKAIAELYDFSVSYDFKNGMHEFSVNF; via the coding sequence ATGAAGCTTCTCAATAAATCTATTCTTCATCTGATGACCTATCTTTTGCTGATCGTAAGTTTATGGTCAGTGATTTTTTATTTCAATATGCTTGATGAAATCAAAGGAAGTGTAGATGAAGAACTAGAAAATTATAAAAGACAAATCGTTTTTAAAGCAGAAAAAGATTCCACGATTTTACAGCAAAAAACTTTTGATGAAGGTTTTTTTTCCGTTAATAAAATAAGCGAAGAAGAAGCTCTCAGTTTTAAAGACACTTATGAAGACACTGAAATCTACGCACAAGATGCCGATGATGAAGCTCCGGAACTAGAACCTGTAAGAATTTTGACAACCGTTTTTGAACAAAATGGAAACTTTTATCAACTTAAAATCTTCAACAATATGGTTGAGGAAGATGATCTTGTAAAAGAATTGCTTTGGGATGCTGCAGGATTATACGTTCTTTTGATTTTCAGTATTTTGATGATTAATAACATTGTATTACAAAGACTTTGGAAGCCCTTTTATGAACTTCTTGATGAGCTTAAAAATTACCGTTTAGGAATCAGTAAAAGCTTCCCAAATACTGAAACAAAAACCAAAGAATTCAGTGATTTGCAGGATGCCGTTACTACTTTATTGCAATACAGCGAAAAAAGTTACGAACAGCAAAAAGAATTTATTGGAAATGCTTCTCACGAACTTCAGACTCCTTTAGCAATTGCCATCAATAAACTTGAATTGTTGATTGAAAAAGAAAATTTCACAGAAAATCAGGCAGAAAAGATTGCTGAGATTATGGAAATTATTGAAAGATTGGTTCGTCTTAATAAATCGCTTCTTCTGCTTACAAAAATTGAAAACAAACAGTTTTTTGATAATCACGAAATTAAAGTCAATGATATTGTTGAAAAAAACATAGAAGATCTTAGTGATATTGCTGAGTTTAAAGAAGTCGAAATCATTTTTTCTGAAAACAGCGAACTTTTGGTAAAAGCAGATACAGCATTGATTAACATTATCGTTTCTAATTTATTGCGAAATGCCATTTTCCACAATATAAAATCCGGAAAAGTGGAGGTGAAAATTGATGCTAAAAAATTAAGTGTTCTCAATACCGGAACAGATCATTCTTTAAGCCATGAAAAGATATTTACACGTTTTCAGAAATCTGAGCAACACCAATCAGGAAGCGGGTTGGGATTGGCGATTGTAAAAGCCATTGCAGAATTGTATGATTTTTCAGTTTCTTATGATTTTAAAAATGGAATGCATGAATTTTCAGTGAATTTTTAA
- a CDS encoding response regulator transcription factor, whose amino-acid sequence MKILVVEDEKELLKSIHDSLIQEQFLIETAENYHSASEKIALYTYDCILLDIMLPGGNGLQLLQQLKDMGKSENVIIISAKDSLDDKLTGLELGADDYLTKPFHNAELNARIKAVLRRKNQEGKNSIEIANIELDLTERTFIVGGENITLNRKEFDILHFFLLNKKRLVTKTALAEHVWGDHIDQADNFDFIYYQIKNLRKKLQQSNAEIEIEAVYGIGYKLIEK is encoded by the coding sequence ATGAAAATCCTTGTTGTAGAAGACGAAAAAGAACTTTTAAAATCAATTCATGATTCTTTGATTCAGGAGCAGTTTCTTATTGAGACCGCAGAAAATTATCATTCGGCGAGCGAAAAAATTGCTTTGTACACTTACGATTGTATTCTGCTCGATATTATGCTTCCGGGCGGAAATGGTCTGCAACTTCTTCAACAGCTTAAAGACATGGGAAAATCGGAAAATGTCATCATTATTTCTGCAAAAGATTCTCTCGATGATAAACTGACAGGATTGGAACTCGGAGCCGATGATTATTTAACCAAACCTTTTCATAATGCCGAGCTCAACGCCAGAATAAAAGCAGTTCTTCGCAGAAAAAATCAGGAAGGAAAAAACAGTATTGAGATAGCCAATATTGAACTTGATCTTACGGAAAGAACTTTTATTGTTGGTGGAGAAAATATTACCCTTAACCGAAAAGAGTTTGATATTCTTCATTTTTTTCTGCTAAATAAAAAACGTTTGGTTACCAAAACAGCTTTGGCAGAACATGTTTGGGGAGATCACATCGATCAGGCAGATAATTTTGATTTTATTTATTATCAGATTAAAAATTTAAGGAAAAAACTACAGCAATCGAACGCCGAAATTGAGATTGAGGCAGTCTACGGAATCGGTTACAAATTAATAGAAAAATGA
- a CDS encoding DUF4861 family protein, with product MYKKGIIGLSCAIVCIGVNFVNAQTLIQVKNTQDFARNEIVSLSTGQLKTFLGKNKAEDLRIKDAQNNSLTIQWIDNDGDGKYDEVLFQAKVDAKKTNSYTIVADSKTAVPESRLTTYSRLVPERVDDYTWENDKIAFRVYGPKGQAEALAGVKGSTLSSGVDIWFKRTEKSVINEWYKGYLTDPMYYHKDTRGEGYDPYHVGDSRGTGGIGIWKDEKLQVSKNFTNSKTIAEGPLRTIFELTYAPWSEFGVKETKRISLDLGSNFSKFESTFETEKQVPNYTIGITLHKNEGESKLNDKNGYYLHWEKIDDAFVGEGIVVDPKIVEKSIAFKSEIPDQSNLLVITKPQKKLTYYAGFAWQKSGQIQTQKDWENILQKQSKIVANPLIITVK from the coding sequence ATGTATAAAAAAGGAATAATCGGATTAAGCTGTGCAATCGTTTGCATTGGTGTGAATTTTGTGAATGCGCAAACTTTAATTCAGGTTAAAAATACTCAGGATTTCGCTCGAAATGAAATTGTTTCTCTTTCAACTGGTCAGCTGAAAACGTTTTTAGGGAAAAATAAAGCGGAAGATTTAAGAATTAAAGATGCTCAAAATAATTCTCTGACCATTCAGTGGATTGATAATGATGGAGACGGCAAATACGATGAGGTTCTTTTTCAGGCAAAAGTAGATGCAAAAAAGACAAATTCCTACACGATAGTTGCTGATTCTAAAACAGCAGTTCCTGAAAGTAGATTAACAACTTATTCAAGATTGGTTCCTGAAAGAGTTGACGATTACACTTGGGAAAACGATAAAATTGCATTCAGAGTTTACGGCCCGAAAGGTCAGGCTGAAGCTTTAGCAGGAGTAAAAGGAAGTACACTTTCAAGCGGAGTTGATATTTGGTTTAAAAGAACCGAAAAATCAGTCATCAACGAATGGTACAAAGGTTATCTTACAGATCCTATGTATTATCACAAAGATACGAGAGGCGAAGGTTACGATCCTTATCATGTCGGAGACAGTCGTGGAACAGGAGGAATCGGAATCTGGAAAGATGAAAAACTGCAGGTTTCAAAAAACTTTACAAATTCTAAAACAATTGCAGAAGGTCCGTTGAGAACCATTTTCGAATTGACATATGCACCGTGGAGCGAGTTTGGTGTGAAAGAAACCAAAAGGATTTCTCTTGATTTGGGTTCTAATTTTTCTAAGTTTGAATCTACTTTTGAAACAGAAAAACAAGTTCCAAATTACACAATTGGAATTACATTACATAAAAATGAAGGTGAATCTAAGTTGAATGACAAAAACGGATATTATCTTCACTGGGAGAAAATAGATGATGCTTTTGTTGGCGAAGGAATTGTAGTAGATCCTAAAATTGTAGAAAAGTCTATAGCTTTTAAATCTGAAATTCCAGATCAGAGTAATCTTTTGGTAATCACAAAACCTCAGAAAAAACTGACGTATTATGCAGGTTTTGCGTGGCAGAAAAGCGGACAGATTCAAACTCAAAAAGATTGGGAAAACATTTTGCAGAAACAATCTAAAATAGTTGCCAATCCATTAATTATTACCGTTAAATAA
- the pelA gene encoding pectate lyase, whose translation MIKSKLSVAVFCLAFSGISAQVKDTLAEKMIVYQLPNGGWGKHRSDKKNVDYTQKIDAQLLKIIKAGNNDLATIDNNATSKEINGLIKAYSTTKNPNYLKSAEKGIEYLLSMQYQNGGFPQYFPNSSIYRKQVTYNDNAMINVLTVLYNISEGKEGFDAVNSQLKNKSKVALQKGIDCVLKTQVLQKGKLSIWADQYNEVSLKPEKARAFEPMSLASGESVNIVKFLMIQPVTPEIEKSIKSAIQWFKESKIDGYTYNVSRESGNAVRVLSKKEGSAVWARFYDIPTNKPIFGDRDGSVKFNYEDVSEERRMGYSWYNEAGTKLIESDFPKWLKKNKISE comes from the coding sequence ATGATTAAATCAAAACTTTCAGTTGCCGTTTTTTGTTTGGCATTTTCAGGAATTTCGGCGCAGGTAAAAGATACTTTGGCGGAAAAAATGATCGTTTATCAGCTCCCAAACGGAGGTTGGGGAAAACATAGAAGTGACAAAAAAAATGTAGACTATACTCAAAAAATAGACGCTCAGCTTTTAAAAATAATTAAAGCAGGAAATAATGATCTTGCAACAATCGATAACAATGCAACATCGAAGGAAATCAACGGATTAATAAAAGCGTACAGCACGACAAAAAATCCGAATTATCTGAAATCAGCAGAGAAAGGAATCGAATATTTGCTGTCGATGCAATATCAGAATGGGGGTTTTCCACAGTATTTTCCAAACTCTTCAATCTATAGAAAACAGGTGACCTACAACGATAATGCAATGATTAATGTATTAACTGTTTTGTATAATATTTCTGAAGGAAAAGAAGGTTTTGATGCGGTAAATTCTCAGTTGAAAAATAAGTCGAAAGTAGCTTTGCAAAAAGGAATCGACTGTGTTTTGAAAACTCAGGTTCTGCAAAAAGGAAAACTTTCAATTTGGGCAGATCAATACAATGAAGTCTCTTTAAAACCAGAAAAGGCAAGAGCTTTTGAACCGATGTCATTGGCAAGTGGAGAATCAGTAAACATTGTGAAATTTCTAATGATACAGCCTGTAACTCCGGAGATTGAAAAATCAATTAAATCGGCAATACAATGGTTTAAAGAAAGCAAAATCGATGGTTATACTTACAATGTTTCCAGAGAAAGTGGAAATGCTGTTCGTGTTTTATCTAAAAAAGAAGGTTCGGCAGTTTGGGCAAGATTTTATGATATTCCTACCAATAAACCAATTTTTGGTGATCGTGACGGAAGTGTAAAATTCAATTACGAAGACGTTTCCGAAGAACGCAGAATGGGTTACAGCTGGTACAACGAAGCTGGAACAAAACTGATTGAAAGTGATTTTCCGAAATGGCTGAAAAAGAATAAAATTTCTGAATAA
- a CDS encoding pectate lyase family protein, producing the protein MKINFKATMSIVALSTAFALIGCGHDDIKSEFSENPNENSIENPFAAKTVVPLANCLAPGWASQNGGTTGGGTAAETTVTTYAQLKSAIENTAVKVIKVTGTITITTRLSLQDQTGKTIYGTSGAKLVSTDQTKDGSGIINIKRCNNIIVRNLIFEGPGAYDTDGWDNAILDDCRNVWIDHCEFRDGVDGNFDIKNKSDYITVSYTKFHYLKTPKPGGSGGTDDHRFSNLIGSSDGATADSGKLNVTFVRCWWAPGCRERMPRVRFGKIHILNSYFNSSVSNKCIAAGVQANIRVDGNVFENVKEPINLMSGYTAVTVTSNNTFTNVTGNKTGSGTAFTPPYSIPTLSLSSVKSDVTANAGATLSGNICESY; encoded by the coding sequence ATGAAAATCAATTTCAAGGCAACTATGTCTATAGTTGCTCTCAGTACAGCTTTTGCATTAATCGGATGTGGACATGACGACATCAAAAGTGAGTTCTCTGAAAACCCCAATGAAAACAGCATTGAAAATCCATTTGCAGCAAAAACTGTTGTTCCTCTTGCAAACTGCCTTGCTCCGGGATGGGCTTCTCAAAACGGCGGAACTACAGGAGGCGGAACTGCTGCTGAAACTACTGTAACGACTTATGCTCAATTAAAATCAGCGATTGAGAATACTGCCGTTAAGGTCATTAAAGTCACAGGAACCATCACCATCACTACCCGATTATCTCTTCAGGATCAAACCGGAAAAACAATCTACGGAACAAGTGGCGCAAAGCTCGTTTCAACCGATCAGACTAAAGATGGTTCTGGAATTATCAATATCAAAAGATGTAACAATATTATCGTTAGAAACCTGATTTTTGAAGGTCCCGGAGCTTACGATACAGATGGTTGGGATAATGCCATTCTGGATGACTGTCGAAATGTTTGGATCGATCACTGCGAGTTTAGAGATGGTGTAGATGGTAATTTCGATATTAAAAACAAATCAGATTATATTACAGTTTCTTATACAAAATTCCATTATTTAAAAACTCCGAAACCAGGTGGTTCTGGTGGAACAGATGATCACAGGTTTTCTAATTTAATTGGTTCTAGCGACGGTGCAACAGCTGATTCAGGAAAACTAAATGTAACGTTTGTACGTTGTTGGTGGGCTCCTGGATGCAGAGAGCGTATGCCAAGAGTGAGATTTGGTAAAATTCATATCCTAAACAGTTATTTTAACAGTTCTGTGAGCAACAAATGTATTGCAGCCGGAGTTCAGGCAAATATTCGTGTAGACGGAAATGTATTTGAAAATGTAAAAGAACCCATCAATCTAATGAGCGGATATACTGCGGTAACCGTTACTTCAAACAATACATTTACGAATGTTACAGGTAATAAAACAGGTAGTGGAACTGCATTTACACCACCATATTCTATTCCTACTTTGTCGCTTTCTTCAGTAAAATCTGATGTTACTGCTAATGCAGGAGCAACTTTATCAGGAAATATCTGTGAGAGTTACTAA
- a CDS encoding alpha/beta hydrolase: MKKFILVFSIFLGIQISAQQKITVWQKGEMPNSKGLKLNNIEEKEGRITQIQEVELFAFLPAKEERKPMAIIVIPGGGYRHLTYDLGGYSYAKWLNTLGISAFVLNYRLPTSPDLKQRELGPLQDIQAAIKLIRKNAAQYGISPDQIGVLGTSAGGHLAAMVSNISTDYTELKGDWSTISTVPNFAILVSPVIDLGEFAHKGSRVNLLGENASQEKIAEYSMQNRVTEKTPPTILFHAQNDNAVPVINSILYYEAMIKNKVKGAMFIFPKGEHNIGVSNKTELTDNWKKLCADWLSEMSNK; encoded by the coding sequence ATGAAAAAATTCATCCTTGTATTCAGCATTTTTCTTGGAATTCAAATTTCAGCTCAACAGAAAATTACGGTTTGGCAAAAAGGTGAAATGCCCAATTCTAAAGGTTTAAAATTAAATAATATTGAAGAAAAAGAAGGGCGAATTACACAAATTCAGGAAGTCGAATTGTTTGCTTTTTTGCCTGCGAAAGAAGAAAGAAAACCAATGGCAATCATCGTAATTCCTGGTGGTGGTTACAGACATTTAACCTATGATTTGGGTGGATATTCTTACGCAAAATGGCTCAATACTTTAGGAATCTCGGCTTTTGTTTTGAATTACCGTTTGCCAACTTCTCCAGATTTAAAGCAAAGAGAACTTGGTCCGTTACAGGATATTCAGGCTGCGATAAAATTAATCAGAAAAAACGCTGCTCAATACGGAATTTCACCCGACCAGATTGGAGTTCTAGGAACTTCTGCAGGCGGCCATCTCGCTGCAATGGTAAGCAATATTTCTACAGATTACACCGAACTGAAAGGTGATTGGTCAACTATTTCAACAGTTCCCAATTTCGCGATTCTGGTTTCTCCTGTGATTGATTTGGGTGAGTTTGCACATAAAGGAAGCCGCGTCAATCTTTTAGGTGAAAATGCTTCGCAGGAAAAAATTGCAGAATATTCCATGCAAAACAGAGTAACAGAAAAAACGCCTCCGACAATTTTATTTCATGCCCAAAATGACAATGCCGTTCCTGTAATCAACAGTATTTTGTATTACGAAGCGATGATTAAAAATAAAGTGAAAGGCGCAATGTTCATATTCCCTAAAGGTGAACACAATATTGGAGTTTCAAATAAAACAGAACTGACGGATAATTGGAAAAAATTGTGTGCAGACTGGCTTAGTGAGATGAGTAATAAGTGA
- a CDS encoding alpha/beta hydrolase — protein MKKTFFLFIIFLFTQIPAQEKILFWPKGEMPNSKILASKTKKKKVLAELKESELFAFLPPIKERNRKSVIIIPGGGYSKLTYDEGAFQIAKWMNTLGISAFVLNYRLPTSTDLIQREIAPLQDAQAAIKYIRKNAEQWKISPNLIGVIGTSAGGHLATSVSNISIDYTGLKGDLANISTIPDFAVLFCPVIDLGEFAHKGSRNSLLGENASEEKIIEYSMQNRVTEKTPPTILFHNQDDTAVPPMNSILYYKAMTKYKVKGSLFIFPKGGHRFFVTDKNTLSENWKKLCADWLADIGNK, from the coding sequence ATGAAAAAAACCTTTTTTCTCTTCATTATTTTTCTTTTTACTCAAATTCCCGCGCAGGAAAAAATATTATTCTGGCCAAAAGGAGAAATGCCCAATTCGAAGATTTTAGCATCTAAAACCAAGAAGAAAAAAGTTTTAGCAGAACTGAAAGAGTCTGAACTTTTTGCTTTTTTACCTCCAATAAAAGAGAGAAATCGAAAGTCGGTCATCATTATTCCCGGTGGTGGTTATTCAAAACTCACTTATGACGAAGGTGCTTTTCAAATCGCAAAATGGATGAATACTTTGGGAATTTCTGCTTTTGTTTTGAACTACAGATTACCAACTTCTACAGATTTAATTCAAAGAGAAATTGCTCCGCTTCAGGATGCTCAAGCTGCTATAAAATATATTAGAAAAAATGCTGAACAATGGAAGATTTCACCCAATCTTATCGGTGTTATCGGAACTTCTGCAGGTGGACATTTAGCAACTTCGGTAAGTAACATCAGTATAGATTACACCGGATTAAAAGGCGATTTAGCAAATATTTCTACTATTCCTGACTTTGCCGTTTTGTTTTGCCCGGTCATTGATTTAGGAGAATTTGCACACAAAGGAAGCCGAAACAGTTTACTTGGCGAAAATGCTTCAGAGGAAAAAATCATAGAATATTCCATGCAAAATCGTGTGACTGAAAAAACACCGCCAACAATTTTATTTCATAATCAGGATGATACCGCAGTTCCACCAATGAACAGTATTTTATATTACAAAGCCATGACAAAATATAAAGTGAAAGGCTCTTTATTTATTTTTCCTAAAGGTGGTCATCGTTTTTTTGTTACCGATAAAAATACGCTGAGCGAGAATTGGAAAAAATTGTGCGCCGACTGGCTTGCGGACATTGGTAATAAGTAA
- a CDS encoding cupin domain-containing protein — MNFKKEPFFDGNSEWEDLGGGVSRQFVGYNSQVMMVIVKFEKDAIGALHQHFHSQITYVASGKFEVTVDGETKILQQGDGFFAQPNIFHGVKCLEAGQLIDSFTPFREDFLKD, encoded by the coding sequence ATGAATTTCAAAAAAGAACCATTTTTCGACGGTAATTCCGAATGGGAAGATTTGGGAGGCGGAGTTTCCAGACAATTTGTAGGATACAATTCCCAAGTAATGATGGTCATTGTAAAATTTGAAAAAGATGCAATTGGAGCTTTACACCAGCATTTTCATTCCCAAATTACATATGTTGCTTCTGGAAAATTTGAAGTAACCGTTGATGGTGAAACTAAAATCCTACAACAAGGTGACGGATTTTTTGCCCAACCGAATATTTTTCATGGTGTAAAATGTTTGGAAGCCGGACAATTGATTGATTCTTTCACTCCATTCAGAGAGGACTTTCTGAAAGATTAA